The sequence below is a genomic window from Nicotiana tomentosiformis chromosome 6, ASM39032v3, whole genome shotgun sequence.
CGAAGACGCACTTCAGCATGAAAACCATTTCAAGCTTCAGCTTTAGCACTAGTCTATTCTAGTGGAACAGGGGAAAACTCCATCGATGACAAAGCAGTGAAGTCAATTTTACTTAAAAGGTTTTCAAGAAGTTGGATGGATAAAACAGATGATATTTACTGAAATGGCCGAGGGAACTTACTGTATTTGATAGCTGCTCACGGATATACGCCATTGACCTCAGCATGGCGGCTAAAGTATCTCTTGAAACCTGAAATTTCACCTCTGATTCTCCTGAAGTTGTTTCTGTATCTTGAAGCTGAAAAGAAATGGATTCTGTATCAGTAAGACAATTCATTGCAGAAGCTGATGTCTCTTTACAAGATAGCAGCTGAACACTGCATTTAAGCAGAGTGGTCATATCTGTACATTGATGTCTTGAGTTATTAGCACTATCTACATGAAAGAAGTTTCAATTCATTCACGGGCCCAAACAGCAAGTTTCCAGGAAATTCACAACCTTAGGAAGAAACATACAGCAAGTAGGCAAAAACAAGTTAAGACATAGCAATGGAAGGATATTGACAATACTAAAAGCAAATTGACCACACCCCAAAGCGCTAGTAGTCAACCACATGCTCTTTGACTTGTGAGTAAGGACAATGCTTGCCAACGAGATGTGCTGGCATTGTATTTCACAGTAGATCAGGTTCTTCTTGTGATCCAGACAGATTTACTATGTCCTCATACCAAATTAGATGACTACACTGAAAACAACTGCCTTCCCCTTTCccaaaaaaacaacaacaacaacaacccagtaaaattacACAAgtagggtctagggagggtagtgtgtacgcagaccttacccctacctcggggtagagaggttgtttctgatagaccctcggctcaagaagacgaaaagagacaatagaTCAGTAACAACAACAGAGGCCAGAAAGATAATAACAGCATCGCAAGAACCAGAAAATAGAGGgaaaaagcaataacaataaccagtaaCAATGGCAAGGTACTATGAAAACGAAAAGATAGTATGAACACCCCTTTCCCAAAAAGGAGGGGGAAAAATAACAACGGATAACAGGAGGAAAATAACATATCGATGTTTAAAATAGGAATATGGTATACTGGAGGAGATGACACAAAGGTGGGAATACAAAGGAATAATAAAAGAAACGTGGAAAGGGGATTGATTGGAGTGAAGAGGAATAGAACATAGCACCTTCTCATCAGAAAATAAATATGGCATGTGCACACACCTAATAGTTAGTTCATTAACAGAAATGATATTACTAATTTTCCCCACATACCTTCAGATTGATGACAGCAACTCTATTAGCCGGGGTGGAAAGCTGCTCGCTTATATAAGCCATAGACTTCAACATGGGCTCTAGTGTGACCCGTGATAGCTGAAACTTAACCTCTGATTCTCGTGAAGGAGTCCTATTGTAATCTTGCAGCTACAACCAATGAAACTTAGTaaacaataataaaattatcaaacCCATGCATATCAGCATATAACTGAAATTAAATAAGAGCACACGAGGTCACAAAGTTGCCAAAGGAAGCACACTCTTCCATCGCTATCCACAAAATTCAGTTACATTATATAAACAAAAATTAATCAATTCACCAACATGATAATCTTTTTTAAGGAAAAGCTTTAAAAGTTGAACTAAAATCAAATTATACATAAAGCTCTGAAACACACCTTCAGGTTGATGACAGCAACTCTATTCGCAGGTGTAGAAGTTTTATTCTCCATCACCCAAGTCATTGACTTGAGGCAAGGAAGAATCACCTAtgaatccaaaaaaaaaaaaaatagcacaAAGCTTGACTCAAGAAATCTGCTGGTCAaattaaataagataaaaatgaATCTCAGTACCGTGTTATCTGCATGACCATCATCACGGTGAAGAGACACCGGGGCCATGCGCTGGGCATTTAAATCAGCAATAGTCCTAGCAGGAATACCAGTGTCATTAAGATTAAAGCGCTTTGTCATTTCATCTTGCCGTGGCCACAATAATGGCGTCATTTCCGGAGCAGAGGCAGACGTCCTCCGATCATCATAGCCAACACCGCTAACCTGTGAGCTAGGAGGATTAGCAACATTTCTTTTTGCAAGAGCCACCTTCTTTCCTCCTTCTTTAAGAGCAGCTAATGCAGCATTATATGTTTCTTGAACTACAGCCCCTTCTTCAGCGTATCTTATGGCTTCCCGGCAGAGACTGTTGTATTTATGTGCCATTGATTCGGTACCATGTAGTTGTACATGTTCATCTGATTCAGCACGGCATTTTGCATTTATTGTCCACCGCTTCAAGATGTAATGAGATGGCAATGTAAGAACATTAGTTACTGTAAAAACTGTAAGAATATGTCTACAAAGGATACCACTACATTCAAACATCTGGCAACTACAATTTGCTTTCAGTTCAGATATATTCAGCGAGACAATGTATGCTTTCTGGTCATCCTCAAATTTTGCAACCCTGAATGTGCTGAGAGCCCCATCTCCATCAATTCTGTTTGCAGTGTAGACAAATGTCTCCACCAACTCTTCTTGaaattttaagaatattttcTTCGTGTATAAAGTTGCTGCCTGTTTCTCCATAGGAGATGGTGTCCTTAGTGGTGGAGTAGTGCATATTGTATCAAAATCGGCTTCTATTTCCTTCTCAAATGAATTCTCCAAAGCTCTTTCATACTGCCTGAAGAACAATGGCAGTGTGATTTGTTGATTCACATAGCCATCGAAAAATGAGCATTCATATTCCTGGTTAGGAGAGAGGGCTGCAAAGAAAGTATCACGAAAATAAGCCGGTACCCACTGCCGACGTGTATTATATATGGATTGAAGCCAATCATTCTTCTTCAGATCATACTTTTCAAGGATTGTCTCCCAATATGATTCAAATTCTTCAACTGTCTCTGTCAAATTGATACAATTATAGAGTTCAACCTGAAAATTTGGGTACATGTGACATACATGAGCCATTCTGTCCTGGCCACCCCTTAATACATGCCACTTGTTGATACAATGCCGTGTTCCAGGAAAAACTTGAGCAACTGCAGATTGTATAACAGTGTCCAGATCAGTAATTATGGAGACAGGGGCACGGTCATTCATGGCAGCAAGGAAGGTCTTGAATAGCCAGACAAATGTAGCCTCAGACTCATCTAGAAGAAGTGCACAACCAAACAAAATTGTCTGACCATGATGATTTACTCCTGTGAATGGAGCAAATGGGACTCTGCACTGATTAACTCTGTACATTGTGTCCAGTATAACGGCATCACCAAAATGACTGTATGCATTTCTTGACCTTGCATCAGCCCAAAATACATTAGCCATGCGATTATCTTCGTCCAACTGTATGGCATAGTAAAATCCAGGATTCTCAGCCTGCATTTTCTTGAAGTAATCAAGAAGATTCTGAGCATCTCTTCCTAATGTTCTTCGTTGATTGCATTGTCTAGGAGAAAAACTCTGAGGTACAGTATCCTTAACTGTTTGATCTGACTCTGCAAGACGAGTACTCTTAGCTCCACGGTTAATCTCTACAGGGATGCGGTTACCATCTACCGAGACATACATTACACCACTAGGAACAATTCCTACACCCTGATTATTCTCAGGCCCATTCTTTTTTGCCACCGCAAAATGCCTGTGTGATGTGTGGTAATGCACCTTATTAGGATGCACAAGGGAGTGACTATGCTCCTTCATATATTTGGTCACAACCCACTTGTTTTGGCCTTTTAACTCCACTCTAAGCATTGCATCACAGGATTCACCGTACACTGTTCTCAAACCATTACATAAGAAATCAGTCTTCAGTCGATTAAACTGATAGACATGGGTGGTAAAACCCAAATGCCTAGCGTATTCATCATAGAAATTCTTAGCCTGATCTTCAGAATGAAATACCATACCCGTTTGTGGCTCAACAACCTCATCCCGTTCAGGTGCATTTGATCTTCCATTAACATTTGCTTCTCCACTCTCGCTGGGTTCATCATCACCGTCATCAGTTATGCCACCTTGGTGTTGCATATTCCCCTCTTCGACATCGATCACTTCAACATCCATCCCAGAACATGTAAACCACTTTAGAAAAACGCATCACATCTCTAGAGGTGCTCCAGCACATATCCCTGAAGATGCCATACATAACCATGTCACGGCCTATTTACCATAACAATCATCTTTAGCTGCTATTCTTTTCATCCTACATTTCCTTTATTTACAATGTATCTGCATGTTACAGATTTAGTTAACGAAGTTGAGAAAAGTAAAGCAAGCACGAGTACTGCAATTCAACAACACAACTGTAATAACATAAAACATGCAAAGATAATTTCAGCTCAATAATGGATTTAGAAGCTCTACTTTGTCGTAAATTTTGTACAAATAGTTGACCAAAACCAAATTAGATATTAGCATAATGTTCCTTAATTGTCTTCAATCACCAACTATTCATCTAAAATCACCCATTATATCCCTTAAGAGCTCATACAAAGTACTTCCTCTGTCCTTTTTTATATGACACTTTTACTACGGAAGTCAATAGCATTTTTTTCTGTGACTACAAGGTTTCAaacatcaaaatacatttttaaTCATAACAAGGTCGTATTAGCTCTTTCATGCGGCTTCtaaatatttatttaagaaaACGAAGTTGGAGCTAACGCCATAATTTTACTCTGCGCATAATTAAACTTAATTTGCCGTTTGATACTTTATAGACTTCAGTTAATCAACTTAAAATCATACTCAGTTATAAAAActcgaaaaataaaataaaatatacacTGAATACACCTTAAACCTCCCGCAGAACAAATCATGCAGTTAAAAGGTCCATATGTATAGTCACGggcacgcacacacacacatacataagtacatatatacatatacaagtatatgtGTATGTATCTAtgtttgagagagagagagagagagagagagagagagagagagagagagagagagagagacctaTGATCGGAGGAGAGAGAATTAAGGCCAAACGGATCTCAAACAATTTGCGGTATGAAAACGGAAGTCCAAAGTTGTGTGAATTCTTTAGAACAATTAAAACGGCGGCGTTTGGAAGGAATTTGCAGAGTTCAATTGGGGCACCGGCGGGCGAAGTTGCAGAGGgcggaggaggaagaagaaaacGGGGAGAGTTAGTGGGTGTCGTGTGGATTACCAATGAACCTAAGCGTACACGAACTTTCAGCCGTTTGATTAATATTAACGGTGAGATATTAATCTAGAAAATACCTACTTGTACTTTACGTCAAACTTATGCTGAGATTAAACGTAGGGCCCCGAGGTTGCTAGTTTGGCAGAAAAT
It includes:
- the LOC104103098 gene encoding protein FAR1-RELATED SEQUENCE 3 isoform X1, encoding MDVEVIDVEEGNMQHQGGITDDGDDEPSESGEANVNGRSNAPERDEVVEPQTGMVFHSEDQAKNFYDEYARHLGFTTHVYQFNRLKTDFLCNGLRTVYGESCDAMLRVELKGQNKWVVTKYMKEHSHSLVHPNKVHYHTSHRHFAVAKKNGPENNQGVGIVPSGVMYVSVDGNRIPVEINRGAKSTRLAESDQTVKDTVPQSFSPRQCNQRRTLGRDAQNLLDYFKKMQAENPGFYYAIQLDEDNRMANVFWADARSRNAYSHFGDAVILDTMYRVNQCRVPFAPFTGVNHHGQTILFGCALLLDESEATFVWLFKTFLAAMNDRAPVSIITDLDTVIQSAVAQVFPGTRHCINKWHVLRGGQDRMAHVCHMYPNFQVELYNCINLTETVEEFESYWETILEKYDLKKNDWLQSIYNTRRQWVPAYFRDTFFAALSPNQEYECSFFDGYVNQQITLPLFFRQYERALENSFEKEIEADFDTICTTPPLRTPSPMEKQAATLYTKKIFLKFQEELVETFVYTANRIDGDGALSTFRVAKFEDDQKAYIVSLNISELKANCSCQMFECSGILCRHILTVFTVTNVLTLPSHYILKRWTINAKCRAESDEHVQLHGTESMAHKYNSLCREAIRYAEEGAVVQETYNAALAALKEGGKKVALAKRNVANPPSSQVSGVGYDDRRTSASAPEMTPLLWPRQDEMTKRFNLNDTGIPARTIADLNAQRMAPVSLHRDDGHADNTVILPCLKSMTWVMENKTSTPANRVAVINLKLQDYNRTPSRESEVKFQLSRVTLEPMLKSMAYISEQLSTPANRVAVINLKLQDTETTSGESEVKFQVSRDTLAAMLRSMAYIREQLSNTVESQLENPAKKQRK
- the LOC104103098 gene encoding protein FAR1-RELATED SEQUENCE 3 isoform X2; this translates as MDVEVIDVEEGNMQHQGGITDDGDDEPSESGEANVNGRSNAPERDEVVEPQTVYGESCDAMLRVELKGQNKWVVTKYMKEHSHSLVHPNKVHYHTSHRHFAVAKKNGPENNQGVGIVPSGVMYVSVDGNRIPVEINRGAKSTRLAESDQTVKDTVPQSFSPRQCNQRRTLGRDAQNLLDYFKKMQAENPGFYYAIQLDEDNRMANVFWADARSRNAYSHFGDAVILDTMYRVNQCRVPFAPFTGVNHHGQTILFGCALLLDESEATFVWLFKTFLAAMNDRAPVSIITDLDTVIQSAVAQVFPGTRHCINKWHVLRGGQDRMAHVCHMYPNFQVELYNCINLTETVEEFESYWETILEKYDLKKNDWLQSIYNTRRQWVPAYFRDTFFAALSPNQEYECSFFDGYVNQQITLPLFFRQYERALENSFEKEIEADFDTICTTPPLRTPSPMEKQAATLYTKKIFLKFQEELVETFVYTANRIDGDGALSTFRVAKFEDDQKAYIVSLNISELKANCSCQMFECSGILCRHILTVFTVTNVLTLPSHYILKRWTINAKCRAESDEHVQLHGTESMAHKYNSLCREAIRYAEEGAVVQETYNAALAALKEGGKKVALAKRNVANPPSSQVSGVGYDDRRTSASAPEMTPLLWPRQDEMTKRFNLNDTGIPARTIADLNAQRMAPVSLHRDDGHADNTVILPCLKSMTWVMENKTSTPANRVAVINLKLQDYNRTPSRESEVKFQLSRVTLEPMLKSMAYISEQLSTPANRVAVINLKLQDTETTSGESEVKFQVSRDTLAAMLRSMAYIREQLSNTVESQLENPAKKQRK